One genomic segment of Burkholderiaceae bacterium includes these proteins:
- the ndk gene encoding nucleoside-diphosphate kinase — translation MATQRTLSIIKPDAVAKNVIGQIYARFEAAGLKIIAARMQHLSRREAEQFYAVHKERPFFKDLVDFMISGPVMIQVLEGEGAIAKNRDLMGATDPKKADKGTIRADFADSIDANAVHGSDAPETAAVEVAFFFPGLSIYSR, via the coding sequence ATGGCCACCCAACGCACCCTGTCCATCATCAAGCCCGACGCCGTCGCCAAGAACGTCATCGGCCAGATCTACGCCCGCTTCGAGGCCGCCGGCCTGAAGATCATTGCCGCGCGCATGCAGCACCTGTCGCGCCGTGAGGCCGAGCAGTTCTACGCCGTGCACAAGGAGCGCCCCTTCTTCAAGGACCTGGTCGATTTCATGATCTCCGGCCCGGTGATGATCCAGGTGCTGGAAGGCGAGGGCGCCATCGCCAAGAACCGCGACCTGATGGGCGCCACCGACCCCAAGAAGGCCGACAAGGGCACCATCCGCGCCGACTTCGCCGACTCGATCGACGCCAACGCCGTGCACGGCTCCGACGCGCCCGAGACGGCGGCCGTCGAAGTGGCCTTCTTCTTCCCCGGCCTGTCGATTTACTCCCGTTGA
- a CDS encoding helix-turn-helix domain-containing protein, which translates to MIEPQSGFGPLDATRPASLDATLPASLEAAPVPSSAPASAGAMLRQMREAAGVDAGVLASAMKVSLSKLDALEHDRLEQLPDVTFARALASAICRAFGVDPAPVLALMPAPAAGLRAPVSNVNEPFHPAGESGVAALSSAFSRPLLAVIAVLLLGAALLWLWPTWPIRLTEPAPAAMPDASTDAAAPAAEPVPAEPPAPAPAAAETAAPEPVSAAATPASAAQAPASAPAAVATSSNAPLSLSASGESWVTVHDANDKPLINRALKAGESVTLDGALPLSVTIGRKDAVQATVHGQPFDIRSLGSSTVARFQVK; encoded by the coding sequence ATGATTGAACCCCAGTCCGGCTTCGGTCCGTTGGACGCCACGCGGCCGGCTTCGCTCGACGCCACGCTGCCGGCTTCGCTGGAGGCGGCGCCCGTGCCGTCCAGCGCGCCCGCGTCGGCCGGCGCCATGCTGCGCCAGATGCGCGAGGCCGCCGGGGTGGACGCCGGCGTGCTGGCCAGCGCCATGAAGGTGTCGCTGTCCAAGCTCGATGCGCTGGAGCACGACCGGCTCGAGCAGCTGCCCGACGTGACCTTCGCCCGCGCGCTGGCCTCGGCCATCTGCCGCGCCTTCGGCGTCGACCCCGCACCGGTGCTGGCCCTCATGCCGGCCCCTGCCGCGGGCCTGCGTGCGCCCGTCTCCAACGTCAACGAGCCGTTTCACCCAGCGGGTGAAAGCGGCGTGGCCGCGCTGTCGAGCGCCTTCTCGCGCCCGCTGCTGGCCGTCATCGCCGTGCTGCTGCTGGGCGCCGCGCTGCTGTGGCTGTGGCCCACCTGGCCGATTCGCCTGACCGAGCCCGCGCCGGCTGCGATGCCCGACGCCAGCACCGACGCCGCGGCGCCCGCCGCCGAGCCGGTGCCGGCCGAGCCGCCGGCTCCCGCTCCCGCAGCCGCCGAAACCGCGGCGCCGGAACCGGTGTCCGCGGCAGCCACGCCAGCGTCGGCTGCGCAGGCGCCTGCCTCGGCGCCGGCGGCCGTGGCCACGTCCAGCAACGCGCCGCTGAGCCTGAGCGCCAGCGGCGAGAGCTGGGTGACGGTGCACGACGCCAACGACAAGCCCCTGATCAACCGCGCCCTCAAGGCCGGCGAAAGCGTGACGCTGGACGGCGCGTTGCCGCTGTCGGTCACCATCGGGCGCAAGGACGCGGTGCAGGCCACGGTGCATGGCCAGCCGTTCGACATCCGCTCGCTCGGTTCCAGTACGGTGGCGCGTTTTCAGGTCAAGTGA
- the ispG gene encoding flavodoxin-dependent (E)-4-hydroxy-3-methylbut-2-enyl-diphosphate synthase codes for MDQAVTAPQAIAVAQPAARHSRQARVAWGARVVTVGGDAPVRVQSMTNTDTADAAATARQVKELALAGSELVRITVNTPEAAAQVAPIRERLDRMGCDVPLVGDFHYNGHRLLTEHPDCAQALSKYRINPGNVGKGAKHDTQFAQMIEAALKWDKPVRIGVNWGSLDQDLLAALMDDNARRPEPWDARQVMYEALIQSALGSAERAVKLGMAPAQVILSCKVSGVQDLIAVYRELARRCDYPLHLGLTEAGMATKGTVASTAALAILLQEGIGDTIRVSLTPQPGEARTQEVVVASEILQALGLRTFVPSVTACPGCGRTTSTVFQELAKQIDDHLRAQMPVWRIKYPGVEALRVAVMGCIVNGPGESKHADIGISLPGTGEMPAAPVYIDGQKAVTLRGEHIAQEFHQLVERYIEQRFGPGGS; via the coding sequence ATGGATCAGGCCGTGACAGCCCCGCAGGCTATTGCCGTGGCGCAACCGGCGGCACGCCACTCGCGCCAGGCGCGCGTGGCCTGGGGCGCGCGCGTGGTCACCGTGGGCGGCGACGCGCCGGTGCGCGTGCAGTCCATGACCAACACCGACACGGCCGACGCGGCCGCCACCGCGCGCCAGGTGAAAGAGCTGGCCCTGGCCGGCAGCGAGCTGGTGCGCATCACCGTCAACACGCCCGAGGCCGCGGCCCAGGTGGCGCCCATCCGCGAGCGGCTCGACCGCATGGGCTGCGACGTGCCGCTGGTGGGCGACTTCCACTACAACGGCCACCGCCTGCTGACCGAACACCCCGACTGCGCGCAGGCGCTGTCCAAGTACCGCATCAACCCCGGCAACGTGGGCAAGGGCGCCAAGCACGACACCCAGTTCGCGCAGATGATCGAGGCGGCCCTGAAGTGGGACAAGCCGGTGCGCATCGGCGTCAACTGGGGCAGCCTGGACCAGGATTTGCTGGCCGCCCTGATGGACGACAACGCCCGCCGCCCCGAGCCCTGGGACGCGCGCCAGGTGATGTACGAGGCGCTGATCCAGTCGGCCCTGGGCTCGGCCGAACGCGCCGTCAAACTGGGCATGGCGCCGGCGCAGGTGATCTTGTCGTGCAAGGTCAGCGGCGTGCAGGATTTGATCGCCGTGTACCGCGAGCTGGCGCGCCGCTGCGACTACCCCCTGCACCTGGGCCTGACCGAGGCCGGCATGGCCACCAAGGGCACGGTGGCGTCCACCGCCGCGCTGGCCATCCTGCTGCAGGAGGGCATCGGCGACACCATCCGCGTCAGCCTCACGCCGCAGCCCGGCGAGGCGCGCACGCAAGAGGTGGTGGTGGCCAGCGAGATCCTGCAGGCGCTGGGCCTGCGCACCTTCGTGCCCAGCGTCACCGCCTGCCCGGGCTGCGGGCGCACCACCAGCACCGTGTTCCAGGAGCTGGCCAAGCAGATCGACGACCACCTGCGCGCGCAGATGCCGGTGTGGCGCATCAAGTACCCCGGCGTGGAGGCGCTGCGCGTGGCGGTGATGGGCTGCATCGTCAACGGCCCGGGCGAGAGCAAGCACGCCGACATCGGCATCAGCCTGCCCGGCACCGGCGAGATGCCGGCCGCGCCGGTGTACATCGACGGCCAGAAGGCGGTGACGCTGCGCGGCGAGCACATCGCGCAGGAGTTTCACCAGCTGGTCGAGCGCTACATCGAGCAGCGTTTTGGCCCGGGCGGCTCCTGA
- a CDS encoding tetratricopeptide repeat protein: MAKHLDLEEQEQLDQLRHFWNTWGNLITWALIVVLGAYAAWNGWNYWQRRQGAQAAALYSELERSADAGDVPHLERVLSDIKDRFGRTAYAAQGALLAAKVLDEKGKAAEARAALAWVADKAPDDGLQAVARLRLASLQTGEKAYDEALKTLSASFPAAMVPLAADRRGDVLLLQGKRSEAAAEFGKAYQGLGADRGDYRRLVAIKLNALGIDPEAKAAAAGAAS, encoded by the coding sequence ATGGCCAAACACCTCGACCTCGAAGAGCAGGAACAGCTCGACCAGCTGCGCCACTTCTGGAACACCTGGGGCAACCTCATCACCTGGGCGCTGATCGTCGTGCTGGGCGCCTACGCGGCCTGGAACGGCTGGAACTACTGGCAGCGCCGCCAGGGCGCGCAGGCCGCGGCGCTGTACTCCGAGCTGGAGCGCAGCGCCGACGCCGGCGACGTGCCGCACCTGGAGCGCGTGCTCAGTGACATCAAGGATCGCTTCGGCCGCACCGCCTACGCCGCGCAGGGCGCCCTGCTGGCGGCCAAGGTGCTCGATGAGAAGGGCAAGGCCGCCGAGGCCCGTGCCGCGCTGGCCTGGGTGGCCGACAAGGCGCCCGACGACGGCCTGCAGGCCGTGGCGCGCCTGCGCCTGGCCTCGCTGCAGACCGGCGAGAAGGCGTATGACGAGGCGCTGAAGACCCTGTCGGCCAGCTTCCCGGCAGCCATGGTGCCGCTGGCGGCCGACCGCCGCGGCGACGTGCTGCTGCTGCAGGGCAAGCGCAGCGAGGCCGCCGCCGAGTTCGGCAAGGCTTACCAGGGCCTGGGCGCCGACCGCGGCGACTACCGGCGCCTGGTGGCCATCAAGCTCAACGCGCTGGGCATCGACCCCGAGGCCAAGGCTGCCGCGGCGGGAGCCGCCTCGTGA
- the bamB gene encoding outer membrane protein assembly factor BamB, whose protein sequence is MRSLAGALALLAAAVLAGCASGSPRPKPAELPPNVDLIGVRQAWHATLAPIAFPLQVHTLGSQVLLASGDGTVVTLDARNGAELGRAGVGAPLSAGVGGDGRMAAVVTRANEVVALAGGRVLWRHRLPTQSYTAPLVAGGRVFVLGADRSLTALDGGNGAKLWSLQRPAEPLVLRQAGVLLPVGNTLVAGLAGRLVGVDPDDGRVLWEAPIASARGTNDVERLVDLVAGVGREGPVICARAFQTAVGCVDTTQGSLRWSKPANGATGLASDDKNLYGAEADGTVMAWNAATGERAWQTERLKWRELTGPLVLGRSVVLGDGTGLVHLLSRQDGSALDRLTTDGSGIAATPVAAGNTLVVVTRAGGVYAYRPD, encoded by the coding sequence CTGCGCAGCCTGGCCGGCGCGCTGGCCCTGCTGGCCGCCGCCGTGCTGGCCGGCTGCGCCAGCGGCTCGCCGCGGCCCAAGCCGGCCGAGCTGCCGCCCAACGTCGATCTGATCGGCGTGCGCCAGGCCTGGCACGCCACGCTGGCGCCGATCGCGTTTCCGCTGCAGGTGCACACCCTGGGCAGCCAGGTGCTGCTGGCCAGCGGCGACGGCACGGTGGTGACGCTGGACGCCCGCAACGGCGCCGAGCTGGGCCGCGCCGGCGTCGGCGCGCCCCTGAGCGCCGGTGTGGGCGGCGACGGCCGCATGGCCGCCGTCGTCACGCGCGCCAACGAGGTGGTGGCGCTGGCGGGTGGGCGCGTGCTGTGGCGCCATCGCCTGCCCACGCAAAGCTACACCGCGCCGCTGGTGGCCGGCGGGCGCGTGTTCGTGCTGGGCGCCGACCGCTCGCTGACCGCGCTGGACGGCGGCAACGGCGCCAAGCTGTGGAGCCTGCAGCGCCCGGCCGAGCCGCTGGTGCTGCGCCAGGCCGGCGTGCTGCTGCCGGTGGGCAACACCCTGGTGGCCGGGCTGGCCGGGCGCCTGGTGGGAGTCGACCCCGACGACGGCCGCGTGCTGTGGGAGGCGCCCATCGCCTCGGCGCGCGGCACCAACGACGTCGAGCGCCTGGTCGACCTGGTGGCCGGCGTCGGCCGCGAGGGGCCGGTGATTTGCGCCCGCGCCTTCCAGACCGCCGTCGGCTGTGTCGACACCACCCAGGGCAGCTTGCGCTGGAGCAAGCCGGCCAACGGCGCCACCGGCCTGGCCAGCGACGACAAGAACCTGTACGGCGCCGAGGCCGACGGCACGGTGATGGCCTGGAACGCCGCCACCGGCGAGCGCGCCTGGCAGACCGAGCGCCTGAAGTGGCGCGAGCTGACCGGCCCGCTGGTGCTGGGCCGCTCGGTGGTGCTGGGCGACGGTACGGGCCTGGTGCACCTGCTGTCGCGCCAGGACGGCAGCGCGCTGGACCGCCTGACGACCGATGGCTCGGGCATTGCCGCCACGCCGGTGGCCGCGGGCAACACCCTGGTTGTCGTAACCCGTGCCGGCGGCGTGTACGCCTACCGACCCGACTGA
- the hisS gene encoding histidine--tRNA ligase, producing MSGSSRISAIKGMNDILPPDSARWEWLEDVVRRAMAAHAYRNVRTPIMEHTQLFTRGLGEVTDVVEKEMYSFEDRPDQHGRADHLSLRPESTAGLVRAVVEHNLLYDGGKRLYYMGPMFRRERPQRGRYRQFHQIGAEALGFGGPEVDAELILLAVHLWAALGIRNWRLELNCLGQPDERRAHRAALIQYFEAHAEQLDEDARRRLHSNPLRILDTKNPAMQALVEGAPRLLDHLGEASRAHFEAVQAILRAAGVPYSINPRLVRGLDYYNLTVFEFITESLGAQGTICGGGRYDYLVEQIGGKPAPAVGWAMGVERVLELLAEEGVHPPQPVPDAYAILPDAASVAAAMPCLQALRACGVAVQMHAGGEAGLGSMKSQFKKADASGARFALVFGADEIAAGEVTVKALRDGAGAQTRQPLAEPAAWADRLKSPV from the coding sequence ATGTCTGGATCGTCTCGCATCAGCGCCATCAAGGGCATGAACGACATCCTGCCGCCGGACTCGGCGCGCTGGGAATGGCTGGAGGACGTGGTGCGCCGCGCCATGGCCGCGCACGCCTACCGCAACGTGCGCACGCCCATCATGGAGCACACCCAGCTGTTCACGCGCGGGCTGGGCGAGGTCACCGACGTGGTCGAAAAGGAGATGTACTCCTTCGAGGACCGGCCCGACCAGCACGGCCGCGCCGACCACCTGAGCCTGCGCCCCGAAAGCACGGCCGGCCTGGTGCGCGCCGTGGTCGAGCACAACCTGCTGTACGACGGCGGCAAGCGCCTGTACTACATGGGCCCCATGTTCCGGCGCGAGCGCCCGCAGCGCGGCCGCTATCGGCAGTTCCACCAGATCGGCGCCGAGGCGCTGGGCTTTGGCGGCCCCGAGGTCGACGCCGAGCTGATCCTGCTGGCCGTGCACCTGTGGGCCGCGCTGGGCATCCGCAACTGGCGGCTCGAACTGAACTGCCTGGGCCAGCCCGACGAGCGCCGCGCCCACCGCGCGGCGCTGATCCAGTATTTCGAGGCGCACGCCGAGCAGCTGGACGAGGACGCGCGCCGGCGCCTGCACAGCAACCCGCTGCGCATCCTGGACACCAAGAACCCGGCGATGCAGGCCCTGGTCGAGGGCGCGCCGCGCCTGCTGGACCATCTGGGCGAGGCCTCGCGCGCCCACTTCGAGGCCGTGCAGGCCATCCTGCGCGCCGCCGGTGTGCCGTATTCGATCAACCCGCGCCTGGTGCGCGGGCTGGACTACTACAACCTGACGGTGTTCGAGTTCATCACCGAAAGCCTGGGCGCGCAGGGCACCATCTGCGGCGGCGGGCGTTACGACTACCTCGTCGAACAGATCGGCGGCAAGCCCGCGCCCGCCGTCGGCTGGGCCATGGGCGTGGAGCGCGTGCTGGAGCTGCTGGCCGAGGAGGGCGTGCACCCACCGCAGCCCGTGCCCGACGCCTACGCCATCCTGCCCGACGCGGCCAGCGTGGCCGCCGCCATGCCCTGCCTGCAGGCCCTGCGCGCATGCGGCGTGGCGGTGCAGATGCACGCCGGCGGCGAGGCCGGCCTGGGCAGCATGAAGAGCCAGTTCAAGAAGGCCGACGCCTCGGGCGCGCGCTTTGCCCTCGTTTTCGGCGCCGACGAAATCGCCGCCGGCGAGGTCACCGTCAAGGCCTTGCGCGACGGCGCCGGCGCGCAGACGCGCCAGCCGCTGGCCGAGCCGGCCGCCTGGGCCGACCGCCTAAAATCCCCCGTTTGA
- a CDS encoding RluA family pseudouridine synthase → MSADPLASGPETGAEDDTPEPGAELETRTLAVPAEGHGQRLDRVLAARVPEFSRSYLQQLVGAGAVRLNGVPAAKPAQKLRAGDVLDVELRPTPMSQAFVPQAMDLVVPYEDEHLLVVDKPAGLVVHPAPGHWSGTLLNALLARDARAAGLPRAGIVHRLDKDTSGLMVVARSRQAMDALVAQIGARQVRREYLALAHRPWQGAAEREVDAPIGRDPRNRLRMVVVDLQRHPGKPAQTLVQRLQNAEAGCLLRCLLRTGRTHQIRVHLAQLGHPLVGDALYGGAPAAGMARQALHARRLSLTHPVTGAALDFVAPLPPDLAAALAAWGLTIPDDDAATG, encoded by the coding sequence ATATCGGCCGACCCCTTGGCCAGCGGCCCTGAAACCGGCGCCGAGGACGACACCCCCGAGCCCGGCGCCGAGCTGGAAACGCGCACGTTGGCGGTGCCGGCCGAGGGCCATGGCCAGCGGCTCGACCGCGTGCTGGCCGCGCGGGTGCCCGAGTTCTCGCGCAGCTATCTGCAGCAGCTGGTGGGCGCAGGCGCGGTGCGCCTGAACGGCGTGCCGGCGGCCAAGCCGGCGCAGAAGCTGCGCGCCGGCGACGTGCTCGATGTCGAGCTGCGCCCCACGCCCATGAGCCAGGCCTTCGTGCCGCAAGCCATGGACCTGGTGGTGCCGTATGAGGACGAGCACCTGCTGGTGGTCGACAAGCCCGCCGGCCTGGTGGTGCACCCCGCGCCGGGGCATTGGAGCGGCACGCTGCTCAACGCCCTGCTGGCACGCGACGCGCGGGCCGCAGGGCTGCCGCGCGCCGGCATCGTGCACCGGCTGGACAAGGACACCAGCGGCCTGATGGTGGTGGCGCGCTCGCGCCAGGCCATGGACGCGCTGGTGGCGCAGATCGGCGCGCGACAGGTGCGCCGCGAATACCTGGCGCTGGCGCACCGGCCCTGGCAGGGCGCGGCCGAGCGCGAGGTGGATGCCCCCATCGGGCGCGACCCGCGCAACCGCCTGCGCATGGTGGTGGTGGACTTGCAGCGCCACCCCGGCAAGCCGGCGCAGACCCTGGTGCAGCGGCTGCAGAACGCCGAAGCCGGCTGCCTGCTGCGCTGCCTGCTGCGCACCGGCCGCACGCACCAGATCCGCGTGCACCTGGCGCAGCTGGGCCACCCGCTGGTGGGCGACGCGCTGTATGGCGGCGCGCCGGCGGCCGGCATGGCGCGCCAAGCCCTGCACGCGCGGCGCCTGTCGCTGACGCACCCGGTCACGGGCGCGGCGCTGGACTTTGTGGCGCCACTGCCGCCCGACCTGGCGGCGGCGCTGGCGGCCTGGGGCCTTACAATCCCGGATGACGACGCGGCCACCGGTTGA
- the rlmN gene encoding 23S rRNA (adenine(2503)-C(2))-methyltransferase RlmN translates to MSLPGVNLLEFDLDALAAFCETLGEKRFRATQLFRWIHQRGVADFGQMSDLAKSLRDKLAGSAHVAAPAVTTQHISKDGTIKWLFDVGGGNAIETVFIPEDDRGTLCISSQAGCAVGCRFCSTGHQGFSRNLTTGEIVGQLWFAEHFLRRHLGRDERVITNVVMMGMGEPLQNYDRVLPALRTMLDDHGYGLSRRRVTVSTSGVVPMIDRLARDCPVALAVSLHAPDDALRTHLVPLNRKHPIDELLATCTRYLPHAPRDFITFEYVMLDGVNDSPEHAQALIALMRRHGAQGLRAKFNLIPFNPFPQSGLVCSPMPRVLAFGKALNDAGIVTTVRKTRGDDIDAACGQLAGDVQDRTRVHERMARQRSYTRRRADAPEG, encoded by the coding sequence ATGTCCCTTCCTGGCGTCAATCTGCTCGAGTTCGACCTGGACGCGCTGGCCGCGTTCTGCGAGACGCTGGGCGAAAAGCGCTTTCGCGCCACGCAGCTGTTTCGCTGGATTCACCAGCGCGGCGTGGCCGACTTCGGCCAGATGAGCGACCTGGCCAAGTCGCTGCGCGACAAGCTGGCCGGCAGCGCCCACGTGGCGGCGCCGGCGGTGACGACGCAGCACATCTCCAAGGACGGCACCATCAAGTGGCTGTTCGACGTGGGCGGCGGCAACGCGATCGAGACGGTATTCATCCCCGAGGATGATCGGGGCACGCTGTGCATTTCCTCGCAGGCCGGCTGCGCGGTGGGCTGCCGCTTCTGTTCCACCGGCCATCAGGGCTTCTCGCGCAACCTGACGACGGGCGAGATCGTCGGCCAGCTGTGGTTTGCCGAGCACTTTTTGCGCCGGCATCTGGGCCGGGACGAGCGCGTCATCACCAACGTGGTGATGATGGGCATGGGCGAGCCGCTGCAGAACTACGACCGCGTGCTGCCCGCCCTGCGCACCATGCTCGACGACCACGGCTACGGCCTGTCGCGCCGGCGCGTGACGGTGTCCACCTCGGGCGTGGTGCCCATGATCGACCGGCTGGCGCGCGACTGCCCGGTGGCGCTGGCGGTGTCGCTGCACGCGCCGGATGACGCCTTGCGCACGCACCTGGTGCCGCTCAACCGCAAGCACCCCATCGACGAGCTGCTGGCCACCTGCACGCGCTACCTGCCGCACGCGCCGCGCGACTTCATCACCTTCGAGTACGTCATGCTCGACGGCGTCAACGATTCGCCCGAGCACGCCCAGGCGCTGATCGCGCTGATGCGCCGCCACGGCGCGCAAGGCCTGCGCGCCAAGTTCAACCTGATTCCGTTCAACCCGTTCCCGCAGTCGGGCCTGGTCTGCTCGCCGATGCCGCGCGTGCTGGCCTTCGGCAAGGCGCTGAACGACGCCGGCATCGTCACCACCGTGCGCAAGACGCGCGGTGACGACATCGACGCCGCCTGCGGCCAACTGGCCGGCGACGTGCAGGACCGCACCCGCGTGCACGAGCGCATGGCGCGCCAGCGCAGCTACACGCGCCGGCGCGCCGACGCACCCGAAGGATAG
- the pilW gene encoding type IV pilus biogenesis/stability protein PilW encodes MKTLLPHRPRVLLALAALALAGSALLAGCAAPGGASGAAPSELATSMDDSAARKRAETHLALASGYYENGQYPVALDAVKAALQADPSYAKAYDVAGSIYAALGDNARAFTHFNRALELDPQNANAMHNLGWLQCQADHYAEAQALFERAVAVPAYLGRAKTLMVQGICQARAGQARQAEATLMRSYELDAGNPVTAYNLALLLYQRGDNERARFYIRRLNNSELANAQSLWLGIKVEHRLNDRKAMEQLAGQLRRRFPASSELIAYERGRFDD; translated from the coding sequence ATGAAGACCCTGTTGCCGCACCGCCCCCGCGTTTTGCTGGCCCTGGCCGCCCTGGCCCTGGCCGGATCGGCGCTGCTGGCCGGCTGCGCCGCCCCTGGCGGGGCATCGGGCGCCGCGCCCTCCGAGCTGGCGACCTCCATGGACGACAGCGCCGCGCGCAAGCGCGCCGAAACCCATCTGGCGCTGGCCAGCGGCTACTACGAAAACGGCCAGTACCCGGTGGCGCTGGATGCCGTCAAGGCTGCCCTGCAGGCCGATCCCAGCTACGCCAAGGCCTACGACGTGGCCGGCAGCATCTACGCGGCCCTGGGCGACAACGCGCGCGCCTTCACGCACTTCAACCGGGCGCTGGAGCTCGACCCGCAGAACGCCAACGCCATGCACAACCTGGGCTGGCTGCAATGCCAGGCCGACCACTACGCCGAGGCGCAGGCCCTGTTCGAGCGCGCCGTCGCGGTCCCGGCCTACCTGGGCCGCGCCAAAACCCTGATGGTGCAGGGCATCTGCCAGGCGCGCGCCGGCCAGGCCCGGCAGGCCGAGGCGACGCTGATGCGCTCCTACGAGCTGGATGCCGGCAACCCCGTCACCGCCTACAACCTGGCGCTGCTGCTGTACCAGCGTGGCGACAACGAGCGCGCGCGCTTTTACATCCGGCGGCTCAACAACAGCGAGCTGGCCAACGCGCAGTCGCTGTGGCTGGGCATCAAGGTCGAGCACCGCCTGAACGACCGCAAGGCCATGGAGCAGCTGGCCGGCCAGCTGCGCCGGCGCTTTCCGGCCTCCAGCGAGCTGATTGCCTACGAGCGGGGGCGATTCGATGATTGA
- the scpB gene encoding SMC-Scp complex subunit ScpB: protein MTSADAKRILETALICAQQPLPLRELQALFAGELGPDTLKALLLELQDDWAQRGVELVAVASGWRFQSRPELREYLDRLHPEKPPRYTRATLETLAIIAYRQPVTRGDMEDIRGVTINSLLLKQLEDRGWVEVIGHRETVGRPALYATTRQFLDDLGLQSLEQLPILEDAAEPVPGMFEALQDEAPAAADPAIDPAPVEADADPAPPVTDAAADAPEESPTP, encoded by the coding sequence GTGACCTCCGCGGACGCCAAGCGCATCCTTGAAACCGCATTGATCTGCGCCCAGCAGCCCCTGCCCCTGCGCGAGCTGCAGGCGCTGTTTGCCGGCGAGCTGGGGCCGGACACGCTCAAGGCGCTGCTGCTGGAGCTGCAGGACGACTGGGCGCAGCGCGGCGTGGAGCTGGTGGCCGTGGCCAGCGGCTGGCGCTTTCAAAGCCGCCCCGAGCTGCGCGAGTACCTCGACCGCCTGCACCCCGAAAAGCCGCCCAGGTACACCCGTGCCACGCTGGAGACGCTGGCCATCATCGCCTACCGCCAGCCCGTCACGCGCGGCGACATGGAAGACATCCGCGGTGTCACCATCAACTCGCTGCTGCTCAAGCAGCTGGAGGACCGCGGCTGGGTCGAGGTCATCGGCCACCGCGAGACCGTCGGCCGCCCGGCGCTGTACGCCACCACGCGCCAGTTCCTGGACGACCTGGGCCTGCAGTCGCTGGAGCAGCTGCCCATCCTGGAGGACGCCGCCGAGCCCGTGCCCGGCATGTTCGAGGCGCTGCAGGACGAGGCACCGGCGGCGGCCGATCCAGCCATCGATCCAGCGCCCGTCGAGGCCGACGCCGACCCTGCGCCCCCCGTCACCGATGCCGCCGCAGACGCCCCCGAAGAAAGCCCGACGCCATGA